The DNA region CATTAGATGAATTGAAAGAGAATATGAAACAGGCGTTTCTTTTTCATTTGGAAGAATGTGAAAAAGATGGTGATACTGATTTCGTTGAGAAATATAAGAATGGAGTAGAGTTCGTCTATGAAATCGATTTAGCGGGTATCGGAAAACAATTACCGGAACTGAACTTCGCGGAGTTGAGCCGCAGATTGGGAATTAGTCCTGTAATGATGAGAAAATATGCGACCGGAAAAACCAAAGCTTCTGAAAAAAGACTTTCTGAAATTCAGAAAGGAATTCGGGAAATTGGTAAGGAGTTGTCCGAAATAAATCTGCTTTAATTCTGCAAAAAAAAACTTTGCAGCGTGTGCAAAGTTTCTTGTGAGCTCGACAGGATTCAAACCTGTAACCTTCTGAGCCGTAATCAGATGCGCTATTCAGTTGCGCCACGAGCCCCGATTTTTGGTTTGCAAATATAACACTTTTTTGCTTTCTTTGAGAAATGAAATCCTATTTTTTCGCATTTGTTGCATTTCTCCTCATCTTTTC from Chryseobacterium suipulveris includes:
- a CDS encoding type II toxin-antitoxin system HicA family toxin, which translates into the protein MDSKELIRILTRDNRSLKAVKGSHHHFSHPEKKGKITVPHPKKDLSIGTVNAILKQAGLKLKAMKKIKVTVRKSNGEYFGNTENIEGIVVSSGFSLDELKENMKQAFLFHLEECEKDGDTDFVEKYKNGVEFVYEIDLAGIGKQLPELNFAELSRRLGISPVMMRKYATGKTKASEKRLSEIQKGIREIGKELSEINLL